The following coding sequences lie in one Nerophis lumbriciformis linkage group LG02, RoL_Nlum_v2.1, whole genome shotgun sequence genomic window:
- the LOC140679957 gene encoding uncharacterized protein produces MASTKASTSATASTTASTKASTSSTTSSSTSSRSTTPSSTTGSCTCTTACSCTCTTAGSGSCSTSPSSASSCSTSPSSASSCSTPPSAARSSSTPPSAARSNSTPPSAARSSSTPPSSARSSSTPPSSARSSSTPPSSARSSSTPPSTAKPRPSKPRPSKPRPSKPRPSMPRPSKPRPSMPRPTMPRPSIPRPATPRPAACFVYCTNACFVCCTRAGFICCFHACHDDARSFHACHDDDAHASSSATYVAATWSSATPSAPTSSSATDVAPPDFASMDSGTLGLATHRHVPLLPSHDSRSCLVLFVFGHLGSVLKGGALSCLLIMFLFSYVLLGFWTLFSSCFHSLALSP; encoded by the coding sequence atggctagcaccaaggctagcacaagcgccacggctagcaccacggctagcaccaaggctagcaccagctccaccacgtcaAGCTCCACCTCGTCAAggtccaccacgccaagttccacgacagggtcctgtacctgcaccacggcatgttcctgtacctgcaccacggcagGTTCCGGTAGCTGCTCCACGTCGCCAAGTTCCGCCAGTAGCTGCTCCACTTCGCCAAGTTCCGCCAGTAGCTGCTCCACACCGCCAAGTGCCgcccgtagcagctccacgccgccaagtgccGCCCGTAGCAactccacgccgccaagtgccgcccgtagcagctccacgccgccaagttcCGCCCGTAGCAGCTCCACACCGCCAAGTTCCgcccgtagcagctccacgccaccAAGTTCCgcccgtagcagctccacgccgccaagcaccgccaagccaagaccctccaagccaagaccctccaagccaagaccttccaagccaagaccctccatgccaagaccctccaagccaagaccctcaatgccaagacccaccatgccaagaccctccataccaagacccgccacgccaagacctgcTGCCTGCTTCGTCTACTGCACCAATGCCTGCTTCGTCTGCTGCACCCGCGCCGGCttcatctgctgcttccacgcctgccacgatgacgcgcgcagcttccacgcctgccacgatgacgacgcgcatGCCTCCTCATCGGCCACGTatgtggccgctacctggtcgtccgccacgccgagtgcgcccacctcctcgtcggccacggatgtggcgcCACCTGACtttgcctcgatggattcggggacacttggtctggcgacccaccgccatgtccccctccttcCCTCCCATGACTCTCGATCCtgccttgttttgtttgtttttggacatctgggatctgtgcttaagggaggggctctgtcatgtctgttgatcatgtttttgtttagttatgttctgcttggtttttggacactttttagttcctgctttcactcccttgccttgtcaccatga